A segment of the Panacibacter ginsenosidivorans genome:
TGTAGCACCCAATTCACTCCAGATAGTAGCATCAACAAAAGACAATAATGCACCGGCAATCCATGCGTATAAAAACCATGGCCCATGCATGATGTCTGCAACGGTGCTGAGTACAACAAAAGGACCGATGCCCACCATGTCTGTCATGTTGATGGCTGTGGCCTGTAATAAACTGATCCTTCTTGTTAGGTGAACTTCGCTCATGTGAGAGCACAATAATAGTAAAAAACTGCAAGCTTTTATTTTTAGTGTTTTGCTGAATAACAGAAAAGTATTTTTATAAGCCGGGCCTTATATCATTGAGCAGCTTCGTTGCGTCGCACACTTGTACTTCCTGTTTGGTAATGATCTAAACGGTGAAGTGTGCGACGCAACAACAGCCTCATTATATTCTGCAGCCGGGTACATAAAAATTCTCTTTATTATACTATCCAATTAAAACGCTTCATGTATAAACTATTTGTTATAGTATTTAGAGTGCTGTTAACAGCAGTTACATCATTAGAACAAAGAATCCATATTGTGGTAAATTGGCAGGTGTGGCAAAACAGTACAGAGCTAAGAATTATTCATGAATCATTAAAATAAAAAAGCCCCGGTAATAAGGGCTTCGTTGTTTTTTATAGGTTACCAAAACGAGCTATGCAAATATGCAACTGTTCTTTAAAAATTTTACAAGAGATGTCACTTACATTAATTAATTGATCTTTATTTAACTTTTAGGATCAGTTGATCATGCAATAGACTTACTGTTCTATATTTAAAGAGAAAGTTATCATTCGGGATTGTAATTTATCAAATACACTGGAGTATTTGAGATTTGCATCACGTGCATGTAAATTGGCCATGCCGTATGTAAACTTTAGTTCAGGAGAAAGTGTAACAAACTTCATATAAAGATTGCAACCTATTCCTGTTTCCACACCATAATCATTTTTCTTTAGCTTAATAAGATCTTCTGCATTACGGTTACCGGCATTCGCCATAAGATCAGTAGATACGTATCCATCAAGCAGCAAATACACACGAAAATTATCTATCCTGTCAGAATTAAATTTTACCTGCACCGGAAATGTAAAAATGGAGGAAGGCAATGTTTTCTTTTGCGTCAGTGCTTCACCCGGCAGTGGATTTTTTAACGTGTAAGTAAAATATTTTGCACCACCAATAACAAGGTTGGGGTTAAGCCTGAATTCAAAACGGTTGTCGTATCTGAATGTAGCAAGAAAGCCTAAAGCCACACCGCCGCTGGCGCCTGGCTCAGCAGTCAATATACTATCGTCCTGCAAAAATTTATAACTCTTCGATGGATGGAGATACGTATTATTATATGCCAAATGAATTCCAAAATAGTAAGGAAGAGCATCATGATCGGGCCTGTTAGGCTCTTTAAATTGCGCATGTGCCATTCCAGATAAAAGAATGCAGGTTGTTAGCAGGAGCGCCACTTGTTTGTAAATCAAGTAACTTACGCCCATAACATATTTATTTCCAATCATTTGTATTAATTCTTAAAGTAGTTGGGTACAAGTAAGGATCAAATATTGATGTTTAAAATGATGATGGGGTTATATCCCCAAAAGTAATGTTTGAGACTTATAACGTTTTAAGGGCTGTTTTATTTTCCTTTGATTAGCGCAGCTATTTAGCGCCACAATAAATACAGCAGATACCCAGCGTGAGTGGTTTAAAATAAATGTTTTTATAACCTGTTTGTTTCATCACTTCTGTAAATTGTTCTCTTTCCGGAAACGCTTGCACAGAATCATTCAGGTATTGGTAAGCGTCTTTGTTGTTGGCAAACATGCTGCCTGCTGTTGGTGCTATTGATTTCATGTAAAAATTATACAAACCTTTGAAACCTGTTTGTTTAGGTTTTGAGAATTCAAGTATAACCAGCTTACCACCGGGTTTTAAAACCCGCAACATTTCGCGAAGGCCTTGTTCCAGATTTTGAAAATTGCGAACACCAAATGCTACCGTAACTGCATCAAAGGAATTATCAGGATATTTTATGGTTTCGCTATCCCCGTTAAATAATTCGATAACATTTTGTAAACCTTGTTTTTCTATTTTCTTTCTTCCCAGTGCAAGCATCCCGTCAGAAATATCAATGCCAATTATTTTTTCAGGTTTCAAAGCTTTCCACGTCATTAATGCAACATCTGCAGTGCCGGTGGCAACATCCAAAACTGTTTTAGGTCTTAGCTCTTTTAATTGCGCAATGGCTTTTTTGCGCCAGCTAATATCAATGCCGCCGCTAAGCAACCGGTTCAGGAAATCATAACGTTTTGCAATATTGTCAAACAT
Coding sequences within it:
- the ubiE gene encoding bifunctional demethylmenaquinone methyltransferase/2-methoxy-6-polyprenyl-1,4-benzoquinol methylase UbiE — protein: MTKFAHDDIVPDNTSSLDKKQQVAGMFDNIAKRYDFLNRLLSGGIDISWRKKAIAQLKELRPKTVLDVATGTADVALMTWKALKPEKIIGIDISDGMLALGRKKIEKQGLQNVIELFNGDSETIKYPDNSFDAVTVAFGVRNFQNLEQGLREMLRVLKPGGKLVILEFSKPKQTGFKGLYNFYMKSIAPTAGSMFANNKDAYQYLNDSVQAFPEREQFTEVMKQTGYKNIYFKPLTLGICCIYCGAK
- the porT gene encoding type IX secretion/gliding motility protein PorT/SprT; this encodes MGVSYLIYKQVALLLTTCILLSGMAHAQFKEPNRPDHDALPYYFGIHLAYNNTYLHPSKSYKFLQDDSILTAEPGASGGVALGFLATFRYDNRFEFRLNPNLVIGGAKYFTYTLKNPLPGEALTQKKTLPSSIFTFPVQVKFNSDRIDNFRVYLLLDGYVSTDLMANAGNRNAEDLIKLKKNDYGVETGIGCNLYMKFVTLSPELKFTYGMANLHARDANLKYSSVFDKLQSRMITFSLNIEQ